From the Psilocybe cubensis strain MGC-MH-2018 chromosome 9, whole genome shotgun sequence genome, one window contains:
- a CDS encoding Aldo-keto reductase str7 — translation MVPLDTKFHRGSIIFVHLTRHTIGSDEERFKVLDAALEAGCTNWDSSDIYGDSEELLGKWFKRTGKRDQIFLATKFGVTPQGANGTPKYVRSAVESSLKKLGIDTIDLYYIHRIDQTVPIEITMRALAELVKEGKVRYIGLSEMSAATLRRAHAVHPVAAIQIEYSPFYLDIENDKVALLKTCRELGIAVVAYSPLGRGMLTGTYKSHDDIPDGEWRKTIPKFSRENFPNILKLVSEFQEIGKSHGATAGQVALAWLLAQGDDIIPIPGTKKIKYLKENIAAADVSLTQDEIARIRNLAEAVNAAVGDLERYPVGDMVTLLADTPEFK, via the exons ATGGTCCCTTTAGACACAAAATTTCAC CGCGGCTCGATAATATTTGTGCACTTGACACGCCATACCATTGGGAGCGACGAGGAAAGATTTAAG GTCCTCGATGCTGCCCTAGAAGCTGGTTGCACCAACTGGGACTCGTCTGATATATATGGCGACAGTGAAGAGCTTCTTGGGAAGTG GTTCAAGCGTACAGGAAAGAGGGACCAAATTTTCCTAGCGACCAAATTTGGAGTTACCCCTCAAGGTGCAAATGGTACACCCAAATACGTCAGATCTGCGGTCGAGAGCTCTCTCAAGAAACTCGGAATCGATACCATTGACCTCTACTATATCCAC CGTATTGATCAAACTGTCCCTATTGAG ATCACTATGAGAGCTTTGGCTGAGCTCGTAAA GGAAGGCAAAGTACGATACATTGGCTTATCCGAGATGTCCGCTGCGACTCTTCGAAGGGCTCATGCAGTTCACCCCGTGGCCGCTATTCAAATCGAATATTCTCCCTTTTATCTGGACATAGAGAATGACAAGGTTGCGCTGCTGAAGACCTGCCGCGAGCTTGGAATTGCAGTAGTGGCCTACTCTCCTTTGGGCAGAGGAATGCTAACAGGAACATAC AAATCCCACGACGACATTCCAGACGGAGAATGGAGGAAGACAATTCCCAA ATTCTCAAGGGAAAACTTCCCCAACATTTTGAAGCTCGTTTCCGAATTCCAAGAGATAGGCAAAAGCCACGGCGCTACCGCCGGTCAAGTTGCACTCGCCTGGTTACTTGCTCAAGGGGACGATATCATTCCAATCCCTGGAACCAAGAAGATTAAG TACCTAAAGGAGAACATCGCGGCTGCTGATGTGTCGCTCACCCAAGATGAGATTGCTAGGATCAGAAACTTGGCTGAAGCCGTCAATGCCGCTGTTGGTGATTTGGAGAGGTACCCAGTGGGAGACATGGTCACACTTCTCGCCGATACGCCGGAGTTCAAGTGA